One segment of Cerasicoccus sp. TK19100 DNA contains the following:
- the nspC gene encoding carboxynorspermidine decarboxylase — MAQDPTPPLTPERLQALRDIPAQDTPSPCYVVNLDRLEDNCRILASVRERSSAKVILAQKGFSMHATYPLLARYLDGSTASGLHEALLAEEYFGKEVHVYSAAFKETDIASLGRFAHTLVFNSVRQWQRHQPALDTLQRKVEVGLRVNPEHSEVETDLYNPAAPCSRLGITRAELDRQMAEAGLTDLSALDGLHFHALCEQDSDALEGVARAFEEKFGDLIASGNFKWLNFGGGHHITRPGYDLDRLCRVVSEFREKYGVEVYLEPGEAVALHTGVLVATVLDVLEAGGVTNAILDVSATCHMPDVLEMPYRPNILDAGQPGQRAHNYRLGGPSCLAGDVIGDYSFDAPLEPGRRIVFLDMAHYTMVKTSTFNGVPLPAIATFSQADGLQVVRKFGYRDFAERLS, encoded by the coding sequence ATGGCCCAAGACCCGACACCACCTTTGACACCCGAGCGCCTGCAAGCGCTACGCGACATCCCCGCCCAAGACACACCCTCACCGTGCTACGTGGTCAACCTCGACCGACTGGAGGACAACTGCCGCATCCTGGCCAGCGTCCGCGAACGCTCCAGCGCGAAGGTCATACTTGCGCAAAAGGGATTCTCCATGCACGCCACCTACCCGCTACTGGCGCGCTACCTCGACGGCTCCACTGCAAGCGGTCTGCACGAGGCGCTGCTGGCCGAGGAGTATTTTGGCAAGGAAGTCCATGTTTACTCAGCGGCGTTTAAAGAGACGGACATCGCTTCGCTAGGCCGGTTCGCGCACACGCTGGTGTTCAATTCCGTGCGCCAATGGCAGCGCCACCAACCAGCGCTGGATACTTTGCAACGCAAAGTAGAAGTCGGTCTGCGCGTTAACCCCGAGCATTCCGAGGTCGAGACCGATCTCTACAACCCGGCCGCCCCCTGCTCCCGCCTGGGCATCACACGCGCCGAGCTGGACCGCCAAATGGCCGAAGCTGGCCTCACCGATTTAAGCGCGCTCGACGGCCTGCATTTCCATGCGCTCTGCGAACAGGACTCCGATGCGTTGGAAGGTGTTGCGCGCGCGTTCGAGGAGAAGTTTGGCGACCTGATTGCGAGTGGTAATTTCAAGTGGCTGAACTTCGGCGGCGGCCACCACATTACCCGCCCGGGCTACGACCTCGACCGCCTGTGCCGCGTCGTCTCGGAGTTTCGCGAAAAGTATGGCGTCGAGGTTTACCTGGAGCCCGGCGAAGCCGTGGCGCTGCATACCGGCGTGCTCGTGGCCACCGTGCTCGATGTGCTGGAAGCTGGCGGCGTCACGAACGCAATTCTGGATGTCTCCGCCACCTGCCACATGCCCGACGTGCTAGAAATGCCTTACCGGCCCAACATCCTAGACGCCGGTCAACCGGGCCAACGCGCCCACAACTACCGCCTCGGCGGCCCCAGCTGCCTGGCAGGCGATGTGATCGGCGATTACAGTTTCGACGCCCCGCTCGAGCCCGGCAGGCGCATCGTCTTCCTCGACATGGCGCACTACACGATGGTCAAGACTTCGACCTTTAACGGCGTGCCCCTACCCGCCATCGCGACCTTTAGTCAGGCCGATGGGCTGCAAGTCGTGCGCAAGTTTGGGTATCGGGACTTCGCGGAGAGGCTTAGTTAA
- a CDS encoding GOLPH3/VPS74 family protein, whose amino-acid sequence MSLRFAEEILLLALDDASGKVHPLPEGSLGLAISGALIMELAFKGVLDSDDKTMQVISRQPTGDALLDDVLAKIPAESDLSIQRALNAVNANIDEWKTRLFDELKQGGILKQEEHRFLFVLKERRYPVIDDREEQEVKSRIRDVVLDHDAIPDPRDVVIICLMDACDLSNVVFTEQERIDHKERIQTIAKMDFVGQALSAAVAKIQQALLEVMAYSGM is encoded by the coding sequence ATGTCTCTACGATTTGCGGAAGAAATCCTCTTGCTCGCGCTCGACGATGCGTCGGGCAAAGTCCACCCGTTGCCGGAGGGCTCACTGGGCCTGGCGATTTCGGGCGCGCTCATTATGGAGCTGGCCTTCAAGGGGGTGTTGGATTCCGACGACAAGACCATGCAGGTCATCTCCCGCCAGCCGACCGGCGATGCGCTGCTGGACGATGTGCTGGCAAAGATCCCCGCCGAGAGCGACCTCTCCATCCAGCGCGCGCTCAACGCCGTTAATGCCAACATCGACGAATGGAAGACCCGCCTGTTTGACGAGCTCAAGCAGGGCGGCATCCTCAAACAGGAGGAACACCGCTTTCTGTTTGTGCTCAAGGAGCGCCGCTACCCGGTGATCGACGATCGCGAAGAGCAGGAGGTCAAGTCCCGCATCCGCGATGTGGTGCTCGACCACGATGCTATTCCGGACCCGCGCGATGTCGTGATTATTTGCCTCATGGACGCCTGCGACCTGAGCAACGTCGTCTTCACCGAGCAAGAGCGTATCGACCACAAGGAGCGCATCCAAACCATCGCCAAAATGGACTTCGTCGGCCAGGCCCTCAGTGCCGCCGTGGCTAAGATTCAGCAGGCCCTGCTCGAAGTCATGGCCTACTCTGGCATGTAA
- a CDS encoding NYN domain-containing protein: MRAKNHLLIDGYNVIHQWPDFAEYFHRDPAGACDHLVETVRVIHDIDNYRVTVVFDGRGAMVDAQFPGNIATFAVLYSPSDLSADGLIEQIVKNAKDPKTCTVVSRDNLIAESIRASGGFAIRPDDLRDWVARCDSRSRQAINQRQKQVKKQWKEKSPWDALDGLK, encoded by the coding sequence GTGAGGGCGAAAAATCATCTGCTGATCGACGGCTACAACGTAATCCACCAGTGGCCGGATTTCGCCGAATACTTCCACCGCGACCCGGCGGGCGCTTGTGATCACCTAGTGGAAACGGTCCGCGTCATCCACGACATCGACAACTACCGCGTCACGGTCGTTTTCGATGGGCGCGGCGCGATGGTCGATGCGCAGTTTCCGGGCAATATCGCCACATTTGCCGTCCTTTATTCGCCCAGCGATCTCTCGGCTGACGGCCTGATCGAACAAATTGTCAAGAACGCCAAGGACCCCAAAACGTGCACCGTGGTCAGCCGGGATAACCTGATTGCGGAGTCTATTCGCGCCAGTGGTGGCTTCGCCATCCGCCCTGATGACTTGCGCGACTGGGTGGCCCGCTGCGACTCCCGCAGCCGACAGGCGATCAATCAGCGCCAGAAGCAGGTGAAAAAACAGTGGAAGGAAAAGAGCCCGTGGGACGCTCTGGATGGGCTGAAGTGA
- a CDS encoding dihydroorotase — MSIHWIKNGRIIDPANQRDAVGDLFTVDGKIVDSLSESQKQEAKVFDADGLVVCPGFVDLHCHLREPGDRHKETIKSGSRAAAKGGFTTVVAMSNTKPPTDTVGAIRQVVDVIDRDAVINVLPTGCLTQNRDGKALAPIGSLKSAGAVAITDGGHCVQNHELMRRGVEYAAMFGLVVMDHCEDVTQTDGCVMNEGVWSLRLGLRGMPRAAEDIMVSRNVIFAAHYGAHIHLQHISSGYSVDIIRRAKERGIKITAEATPHHLSLTEASLKDYSTHFKVVPPLRTEKDRQALIEGLQDGTIDCIATAHAPHTEIEKDKEFDFAPFGMNGLETALSVCLDTLVHNELLTLPQLIACMTHKPAGILGLDRGTLSSGAPADITIFDPEENWVVSRDNLASLSHNSPWLGLTLRGKVRATYSEGELAYPFAD, encoded by the coding sequence ATGAGCATTCATTGGATCAAAAACGGTCGCATCATCGACCCGGCAAACCAGCGCGACGCAGTGGGCGACCTCTTCACCGTCGACGGCAAAATCGTCGATTCGCTGAGCGAGTCGCAAAAGCAGGAAGCCAAGGTGTTCGACGCCGATGGCCTCGTTGTTTGCCCGGGCTTCGTGGACCTGCATTGCCACCTGCGCGAACCCGGCGACCGCCACAAGGAAACCATTAAGTCCGGCAGTCGCGCTGCGGCCAAAGGCGGCTTTACGACCGTCGTAGCCATGTCCAACACCAAGCCGCCGACGGATACCGTGGGCGCGATCCGGCAAGTCGTGGACGTCATCGACCGCGACGCCGTGATCAACGTTTTGCCCACCGGCTGCCTCACCCAAAATCGTGACGGCAAGGCCCTGGCCCCGATAGGCTCGCTGAAGTCCGCCGGTGCCGTGGCAATCACCGATGGCGGCCATTGCGTGCAGAATCATGAACTCATGCGTCGGGGCGTGGAATACGCAGCAATGTTCGGCCTGGTCGTCATGGACCACTGCGAGGACGTTACCCAAACCGATGGCTGCGTGATGAACGAAGGCGTCTGGTCACTGCGTCTCGGCCTGCGCGGCATGCCCCGGGCAGCGGAAGACATCATGGTCTCGCGCAACGTTATTTTCGCCGCGCATTACGGCGCGCACATCCACCTGCAGCACATCTCCTCGGGCTACTCGGTGGACATCATTCGCCGCGCCAAAGAACGCGGTATCAAGATCACCGCCGAGGCGACGCCACACCACCTGTCACTCACGGAGGCCTCGCTCAAGGACTACAGCACGCACTTTAAAGTTGTCCCGCCGCTGCGCACCGAGAAAGACCGCCAGGCCCTCATCGAAGGTCTCCAAGACGGCACCATCGACTGCATTGCAACGGCCCACGCGCCCCATACCGAGATCGAGAAAGACAAGGAATTCGACTTTGCGCCCTTCGGCATGAATGGCCTCGAAACCGCCCTCTCCGTCTGCCTCGATACGCTGGTGCACAACGAGCTACTTACGCTACCGCAGCTCATTGCTTGCATGACGCATAAGCCGGCGGGCATCCTCGGCCTTGACCGGGGAACGCTATCCAGCGGTGCTCCGGCAGACATCACCATCTTCGATCCCGAGGAAAACTGGGTGGTCTCCCGCGACAACCTCGCCAGCCTCTCCCACAACTCTCCCTGGCTTGGGCTAACGTTGCGGGGCAAAGTTCGCGCAACTTATTCCGAGGGCGAGCTGGCGTATCCATTTGCCGACTAG
- a CDS encoding ATP-binding cassette domain-containing protein encodes MLRCKNMIVRAGGQGPMILSGASAEFLDGGLNAVIGPSGCGKTTLMKAILGILPSEGEAYFGDQKITRSEDLVGHVGFAPQFSIAQSKLTVEESIRFTLQLNVADAAKRKERLENILETIGLAQHREKRVESLSGGQLRRLGLGLEMTLDPQCLVCDEVTSGLDPLSEDQILALLRQLSERDGKTFLCIIHNLAKLELFDRITVVYEGDVVFQGNNEELCAYFGIPDALHLYDLLNQHELSHWQERWAQAKQALQTPPPKRADHPTEKRPSMAAQLMTLLSRRMVLFFRDTGYLWLTLAITFGFPCLVVIFALDGLPQIESLALERVDTLQQMQEEIQIRIEKMETASLVTGLIMFQVILLTLMGSNNGAREIAGERTIYEKERLSGLSVGAYALSKLIFVGVLAALQGAWMTAFVKVICQFPGPWLPQIAVLAGVCVSMTLVCLGFSALFRSAEKASLLSIYLVGFQLPLSGVVLALPSYLIWVCRPFINAYWGWGGYMSSMIDSRIFDAYRDSHSEWITSPWLALTVLGLQGAAGIVMVAIGCSKKQW; translated from the coding sequence ATGCTTCGTTGCAAAAATATGATTGTCCGCGCCGGCGGCCAGGGCCCCATGATCCTGAGCGGAGCATCCGCGGAGTTCCTCGATGGCGGGCTCAATGCCGTGATCGGCCCCTCCGGTTGTGGTAAAACCACCCTCATGAAAGCAATTCTGGGCATCCTTCCCTCGGAGGGCGAGGCCTATTTCGGGGATCAGAAAATCACCCGCTCAGAGGATCTCGTGGGGCACGTGGGGTTCGCGCCACAGTTTAGCATCGCCCAGTCAAAGCTAACGGTGGAGGAGTCGATCCGCTTTACGCTCCAGCTAAATGTGGCCGACGCCGCCAAGCGTAAGGAGCGCCTAGAGAATATTTTGGAAACCATCGGCCTGGCCCAGCACCGGGAAAAGCGAGTGGAGTCGCTTTCGGGGGGGCAATTGCGCCGCCTCGGCCTTGGGCTGGAAATGACGCTCGACCCACAGTGCCTGGTCTGTGATGAGGTGACCTCCGGCCTCGACCCGTTGTCCGAAGACCAGATTCTCGCGCTGCTGCGCCAACTCAGCGAGCGCGATGGCAAGACCTTCCTGTGCATTATCCACAACCTCGCCAAGCTGGAGCTTTTTGACCGTATTACGGTCGTATACGAGGGCGATGTCGTCTTCCAGGGCAACAACGAAGAGCTCTGCGCCTACTTCGGCATCCCCGACGCGTTGCACCTCTACGACCTGCTCAACCAGCACGAGCTGAGCCACTGGCAAGAGCGCTGGGCCCAGGCTAAGCAGGCGCTGCAAACACCACCGCCCAAGCGGGCCGACCACCCCACGGAAAAGCGCCCGTCGATGGCGGCGCAGCTGATGACCTTGCTTAGCCGACGCATGGTGTTGTTTTTCCGCGATACCGGCTACCTCTGGTTGACGCTGGCCATTACCTTCGGCTTCCCGTGTCTGGTGGTGATCTTCGCGCTCGATGGGCTGCCGCAAATCGAGAGCCTGGCCCTGGAGCGGGTCGACACCCTGCAGCAAATGCAGGAGGAGATTCAGATACGCATTGAAAAAATGGAGACCGCCTCACTGGTCACGGGGCTGATCATGTTTCAGGTGATTCTGCTCACGCTGATGGGCTCCAACAACGGCGCGCGCGAAATCGCAGGTGAGCGCACTATTTACGAAAAGGAGCGCCTGTCGGGCCTGAGTGTCGGCGCATATGCCTTGTCCAAGCTGATCTTCGTTGGCGTGCTCGCCGCGCTGCAAGGTGCGTGGATGACGGCGTTCGTAAAGGTGATCTGTCAATTTCCCGGCCCATGGCTGCCGCAGATCGCAGTTTTGGCGGGCGTTTGTGTGTCGATGACGCTGGTCTGCCTGGGCTTCAGCGCGCTGTTTCGCTCGGCGGAAAAAGCCTCGCTCTTGTCGATCTACTTGGTCGGTTTTCAGTTGCCTTTGTCCGGCGTGGTGCTGGCGCTGCCGAGCTACCTGATCTGGGTCTGCCGCCCGTTCATCAACGCCTACTGGGGCTGGGGCGGCTACATGAGCTCCATGATCGATAGCCGTATTTTCGACGCCTATCGCGACTCGCATTCGGAGTGGATTACGTCCCCATGGCTCGCGCTGACGGTCCTTGGGCTACAGGGTGCCGCTGGCATCGTGATGGTGGCCATCGGTTGCTCGAAGAAGCAGTGGTAA
- a CDS encoding saccharopine dehydrogenase family protein, whose protein sequence is MAKVIIVGAGGVGNVVAHKCAQAPEVFSEIVLASRTVSKCEAIAADIKAKQGREIRVAAIDADDVAAMTEFLKAEKPDLLLNVALPYQDLPLMDACLAAGVDYLDTANYEPPEEAKFEYKWQWAYQDRFKDAGRMALLGSGFDPGVTNVFCAYAQKHYFDEIETIDILDANAGDHGHHFATNFNPEINIREITQDGKYWEEGEWKEIPAMSVMQVYDFPVVGPKDAYLLYHEELESLCQNIKGLKRIRFWMTFGQKYITHLNVLQNVGMTSIEPINFKGQEIAPIEFLKAVLPDPASLGPRTKGKTCIGCDIVGYKDGQKKRIFIYNVCDHEECYAEVSSQAISYTTGVPAMIGGMMMVTGKWRQDGVWNMEQLDPDPFMEQLNLRGLPWQVQELPVE, encoded by the coding sequence ATGGCAAAAGTCATCATCGTAGGAGCGGGAGGCGTCGGTAACGTCGTTGCCCATAAGTGTGCCCAAGCCCCGGAAGTATTTTCCGAGATCGTGCTCGCTTCGCGCACGGTGTCCAAGTGCGAGGCGATCGCGGCGGACATCAAGGCCAAGCAGGGTCGCGAGATTCGCGTAGCCGCGATCGACGCTGATGACGTCGCCGCGATGACGGAGTTCCTCAAGGCCGAGAAGCCCGACCTGCTGCTCAACGTTGCCCTGCCCTACCAGGACCTGCCGTTGATGGATGCCTGCCTTGCCGCCGGTGTGGACTACCTGGACACCGCCAACTACGAGCCGCCGGAAGAAGCCAAGTTTGAATACAAGTGGCAGTGGGCCTACCAGGACCGCTTTAAGGACGCCGGCCGCATGGCGCTGCTCGGCAGCGGCTTCGACCCCGGCGTGACCAATGTTTTTTGCGCCTACGCCCAGAAGCACTATTTTGACGAGATCGAGACCATCGACATCCTCGACGCCAATGCTGGCGACCACGGCCACCACTTCGCCACCAATTTTAACCCGGAGATCAACATCCGCGAGATCACGCAGGACGGTAAATACTGGGAAGAAGGCGAATGGAAGGAAATCCCGGCCATGAGTGTCATGCAGGTGTATGATTTCCCCGTTGTCGGCCCCAAGGACGCCTACCTGCTCTACCACGAAGAGCTGGAGTCACTGTGCCAGAACATCAAGGGCCTCAAGCGCATCCGCTTCTGGATGACTTTCGGGCAAAAATACATCACGCACCTCAACGTGCTGCAAAACGTCGGCATGACGTCGATCGAGCCCATTAACTTCAAGGGCCAGGAGATCGCCCCGATTGAGTTCCTCAAGGCCGTGCTGCCCGACCCGGCGTCCCTTGGCCCCCGCACCAAGGGCAAGACCTGCATCGGCTGCGACATCGTCGGCTACAAGGACGGCCAGAAGAAGCGCATTTTCATCTACAACGTCTGCGACCACGAGGAGTGCTACGCAGAGGTTTCCAGCCAAGCCATCAGCTACACAACTGGTGTGCCCGCCATGATAGGCGGCATGATGATGGTCACCGGTAAATGGCGTCAGGACGGCGTCTGGAACATGGAACAGCTCGACCCCGATCCCTTCATGGAACAGCTTAACCTGCGCGGCCTCCCTTGGCAGGTGCAGGAGCTACCCGTCGAGTGA
- a CDS encoding thiamine-phosphate kinase, with product MTPFTDQTDDQIIRIGEVRLIEKITKWMEPISPPPPFGIGDDCAVMDSGDVGTLLTTVDALIWNEHFDDTFTPEEAGAKLVKRNLSDIAAMGGAPAGAVIALTMADNVSISWLERFYAGICQAAMQNYFLIVGGDITRGGAKDFFGAHLTLMGSAPRAIRRQGGQKAGDFILVTGELGGTRHGKEKTFTPRLREGEWFGQQNVVKAMIDVTDGLAKDLPALLPEGTCAHLDVPKLPISESAKQIATKSGKTPLEHALCDGEDYELLVILDSEVDPELMIGEWQKKHDAPLSLIGRIAAAADGQNRALLDAATGEIIQCAAFEHFQR from the coding sequence GTGACTCCTTTTACTGACCAGACTGACGACCAGATCATCCGCATTGGCGAAGTGCGACTGATCGAGAAAATCACCAAATGGATGGAGCCCATTTCCCCGCCACCGCCCTTTGGCATCGGCGATGACTGCGCCGTGATGGACTCCGGCGACGTCGGCACGCTCCTGACGACGGTGGACGCCTTAATCTGGAACGAACACTTTGACGACACCTTCACCCCCGAAGAGGCCGGTGCGAAACTCGTCAAACGCAACCTAAGCGACATCGCGGCCATGGGCGGTGCCCCGGCTGGCGCGGTCATCGCGCTGACCATGGCCGACAACGTCAGCATCTCCTGGCTGGAGCGGTTTTACGCCGGGATTTGCCAGGCGGCGATGCAGAATTATTTCCTCATCGTTGGCGGCGACATCACCCGGGGCGGTGCCAAAGATTTCTTCGGCGCACACCTGACCCTGATGGGCAGCGCCCCGCGCGCCATCCGGCGCCAAGGGGGGCAAAAGGCGGGCGACTTCATCCTCGTCACCGGTGAGTTGGGCGGCACCCGGCACGGCAAGGAAAAGACCTTCACTCCACGCCTGCGCGAGGGGGAATGGTTCGGCCAGCAAAACGTCGTCAAGGCAATGATCGACGTCACCGACGGCCTCGCCAAAGACCTCCCCGCCTTGCTACCCGAGGGCACGTGCGCCCACCTCGACGTCCCCAAGCTCCCCATCAGCGAATCGGCAAAACAGATTGCCACCAAGTCCGGTAAAACGCCACTGGAACACGCCCTGTGTGACGGCGAAGACTACGAGCTGCTGGTGATCCTCGACAGCGAAGTCGACCCCGAGCTCATGATTGGCGAGTGGCAAAAAAAGCACGACGCACCGCTCAGTTTGATTGGCCGTATCGCCGCAGCCGCCGACGGCCAAAACCGCGCCCTGCTCGACGCTGCCACCGGGGAGATTATCCAATGCGCCGCATTCGAGCATTTCCAGCGTTAG
- a CDS encoding DUF1499 domain-containing protein translates to MPYVDPSPSGKKRKRRKSANSSGSSRNSKSGSSPKRSRKAKSATFKDKPVPTFSIASSLFNRVEPGAKARKLRAREKVALYVLGFVCLVTITLVTFAWNSRSQPLLDWQTVEALPTLEDHVLGVSSGAEKDSAAYIEPFICRGDTRFALDNLEALLRADDNFRSVRRTRNQLQAVYVSTALGFNNDLVFQARSKPERLEVYASARISIGDFGTNRVALEDLRERLRELHVLR, encoded by the coding sequence ATGCCTTACGTGGACCCATCTCCCTCAGGTAAAAAGCGCAAGCGCCGCAAGAGCGCCAACAGCAGCGGAAGTAGCCGAAACAGCAAAAGCGGGAGTAGCCCAAAGCGCTCCCGCAAAGCGAAGTCTGCGACCTTTAAGGACAAACCGGTGCCCACGTTCAGCATTGCCAGCTCGCTCTTTAACCGGGTTGAGCCCGGGGCCAAGGCGCGTAAGCTGCGTGCACGGGAGAAAGTCGCGTTGTATGTCCTGGGCTTTGTGTGCCTGGTCACCATCACATTAGTCACGTTTGCGTGGAATTCCCGCAGCCAGCCACTGCTCGACTGGCAAACCGTGGAAGCCTTGCCCACGCTGGAGGACCACGTGCTCGGCGTCAGCAGCGGAGCCGAAAAAGACAGCGCGGCCTACATCGAGCCCTTTATCTGCCGCGGCGACACCCGCTTTGCCCTGGATAACCTGGAGGCGCTTCTCCGCGCCGATGACAACTTCCGCTCGGTTCGCCGGACCCGCAACCAACTCCAGGCCGTGTATGTTTCCACCGCACTCGGCTTCAACAACGACCTGGTTTTTCAGGCCCGTAGCAAACCGGAGCGACTGGAGGTTTATGCCTCGGCCCGTATCAGCATTGGCGACTTCGGCACCAATCGCGTGGCACTGGAAGATCTGCGTGAGCGCTTGCGTGAACTGCATGTGTTGCGGTAG
- a CDS encoding bifunctional pyr operon transcriptional regulator/uracil phosphoribosyltransferase PyrR, protein METQVRIGPEEIDAAIKQLVDAIVALEPTPENVVVAGIANGGVPFGEILAQALSKRYDTEIPQGQLNITFQRDDLATNPIPSEKYRTSLPVEPNGKTVILADDVIFSGRSARAALAELHDLGRPDCVRLVTLFDRGGRKLPIATDATGFRQEVDASSSVRVELNPADRSQNSITISPK, encoded by the coding sequence ATGGAAACCCAAGTCCGCATTGGCCCGGAAGAGATCGACGCTGCGATCAAGCAGCTCGTCGACGCAATCGTGGCGCTGGAGCCCACGCCGGAGAACGTCGTTGTCGCCGGCATCGCCAATGGCGGTGTGCCCTTTGGCGAAATCCTGGCCCAGGCCTTGAGCAAGCGTTACGATACCGAGATCCCGCAGGGGCAGCTCAATATTACCTTCCAGCGCGACGATTTGGCGACGAATCCCATTCCGTCGGAAAAATACCGCACCTCGCTCCCCGTCGAGCCCAATGGCAAGACCGTCATCCTAGCCGACGACGTCATCTTCTCCGGGCGCTCGGCCCGCGCCGCTCTCGCGGAGCTGCACGACCTGGGCCGCCCGGATTGCGTGCGCCTGGTTACCCTCTTCGACCGCGGCGGGCGCAAGCTGCCCATCGCCACCGACGCCACCGGCTTCCGCCAGGAGGTCGACGCCTCCAGCAGCGTTCGCGTCGAGCTTAACCCGGCCGACCGTTCCCAGAACAGCATCACCATTTCACCCAAATAA
- a CDS encoding CPBP family intramembrane glutamic endopeptidase codes for MFISAYVIGIFLAGLYCLILEVRRVGSFNGQQLPAWNIAFWDFIQRFGCAVVVYLLSSMLAAEVTKDWNANEALEPWRIVIIGYAAHGSILLLLASMFHPYLRRHLQVNFAESSLVFSVQRLPITKFFQWGLLSFLAAIPIIFVASAGWEQVLLFLNNAGFEISMDRQAQVEMFTEYENLPATILLIVLAVIVAPISEELFFRGCVYRYFKGRMPTALAMLASAALFSSIHGNWLAAAPLFILGILLCYAYERHGNIFVSMAMHGFFNANTILILFLAPDLDSL; via the coding sequence ATGTTCATCAGCGCATACGTCATCGGCATCTTCCTCGCGGGTCTCTATTGCCTGATCCTTGAGGTGCGCCGCGTTGGCAGCTTCAACGGCCAGCAGTTACCCGCCTGGAACATTGCCTTCTGGGACTTCATTCAACGCTTCGGCTGCGCCGTGGTGGTCTATCTGCTCAGCAGCATGCTCGCGGCAGAAGTGACCAAGGACTGGAACGCCAACGAAGCCCTCGAACCGTGGCGAATCGTGATCATCGGCTATGCCGCGCACGGCTCAATACTGTTGCTCCTGGCTTCCATGTTTCACCCCTATTTACGCCGACACCTACAGGTAAACTTTGCCGAGTCCTCTCTGGTGTTCAGCGTCCAGCGTCTGCCGATTACCAAATTTTTTCAGTGGGGCCTGTTGTCGTTTCTCGCCGCAATCCCGATCATTTTTGTCGCCAGCGCCGGCTGGGAGCAGGTGCTCCTTTTCCTGAATAATGCCGGGTTCGAGATTTCCATGGACCGCCAGGCGCAGGTGGAAATGTTTACCGAATACGAAAATCTGCCCGCGACTATTCTGCTTATTGTGCTCGCGGTAATCGTCGCCCCGATCAGTGAGGAGCTGTTCTTCCGCGGCTGCGTTTACCGGTATTTCAAAGGGCGCATGCCGACGGCTTTGGCCATGCTTGCCAGCGCGGCACTGTTCTCCTCGATCCATGGCAACTGGCTGGCAGCGGCACCTTTGTTCATCCTTGGCATTCTGCTTTGCTACGCCTATGAACGCCATGGTAACATCTTTGTATCGATGGCAATGCATGGCTTTTTCAACGCAAATACCATTTTGATCCTGTTTCTTGCGCCCGACCTCGATTCGCTGTAA
- a CDS encoding aspartate carbamoyltransferase catalytic subunit, whose amino-acid sequence MSTEAEWKRKDLVGIEELSREELEIIYAKAEEFKATLNRSQRKLPTLRGSTVVNLFMEPSTRTRLAFEVAATRLSADVLTVSGNASSLVKGESLRDTAKNIEALSADIIIMRHSAAGAARYLSRQIDIPVINAGDGAHEHPTQALLDTFTMREKLGKDLTGKKVTILGDILFSRVARSNIWALRKLGAEVTLGGPSTLVPKDFEHFGVKVIHDLREALAEADAVMLLRIQHERQSSTHFPSLGEYTSMFGLNEKRESWLKKDAIIMHPGPINRGVELDSKLADSGRSVILEQVTNGIVVRMAVLYLCASYAAQHRSA is encoded by the coding sequence ATGAGCACCGAAGCAGAGTGGAAACGCAAAGACCTTGTCGGCATTGAGGAATTAAGCCGCGAGGAGCTCGAAATTATTTACGCCAAGGCCGAGGAGTTTAAGGCGACGCTTAACCGCTCGCAGCGCAAGCTCCCCACCCTGCGCGGCAGCACCGTGGTCAACCTCTTTATGGAGCCCAGCACGCGCACGCGGTTGGCCTTCGAGGTCGCCGCCACTCGCCTCAGCGCGGACGTGCTGACCGTCTCCGGCAACGCCAGCAGCCTGGTCAAGGGCGAGAGCCTGCGTGACACCGCTAAGAACATCGAGGCGCTCAGCGCAGACATCATCATCATGCGGCACTCGGCGGCAGGCGCGGCGCGTTACCTTTCGCGGCAAATCGACATCCCCGTCATCAACGCGGGTGACGGCGCGCACGAGCACCCCACCCAGGCCCTGCTCGACACCTTTACGATGCGCGAAAAACTCGGCAAGGACCTGACCGGTAAGAAGGTAACGATCCTGGGCGACATCCTTTTCAGCCGCGTGGCGCGCTCCAATATCTGGGCGCTGCGTAAGCTCGGCGCAGAAGTCACGCTGGGCGGCCCATCCACGCTAGTCCCCAAGGATTTCGAGCACTTCGGCGTAAAGGTCATCCACGACCTGCGCGAAGCCTTGGCCGAGGCCGACGCCGTGATGCTGCTCCGCATCCAGCACGAGCGCCAGTCCTCCACGCACTTCCCGTCGCTGGGCGAATACACCAGCATGTTCGGCCTCAACGAAAAGCGTGAAAGCTGGCTGAAAAAAGACGCCATCATTATGCACCCGGGGCCGATTAACCGCGGAGTGGAGCTGGACTCCAAGCTCGCCGACTCTGGCCGCTCCGTCATCCTCGAACAAGTCACCAACGGCATCGTTGTCCGCATGGCCGTGCTTTACCTTTGCGCCTCTTACGCAGCCCAACACCGATCGGCATGA